From Coleofasciculus sp. FACHB-1120:
GAAATGTGGGAGCCGCGCATTGTCATCGATTTGGTGCGGACTGACCCCGATCCCATCCGAGGTCGAGTGGATATTATTGTGGAATACCATCCTAAGGGCACTTATGATGCTCGTAGCTTGGTCTATCCTTTCTATCTGAACGGCAAAGAGGAGTGATGGTTCATGAGGGTTTTGAGTAACAAGAGAATTCTTTAATTCAAAATTCTGACTCATTTATCGCATTTCTATAACTTTTGCCCAATTACTAATTACCAATTCCTAGCTACCGATTATTTATAAATAATGGACTTTGATTTTTTACCCAAGTTACCGAAGTCCGACTTAGATGACCGGACATTCAAAGATTTAGTAGATGAGTGCATTCTGCGAATTCCTCGCTATTGTCCGGAGTGGACGAATTATAACCCTAGCGATCCCGGCATCACGCTAATTGAGCTATTTGCGTGGCTGACCGATCAAATGTTGCTGCGGTTCAATCAAGTTCCCCGTCGCAACTACGTTGCTTTTTTAGAGTTGCTAGGGGTTCGCCTGCAAGCTCCGGTTCCTGCTCAGACAGACCTGACTTTTTATCTAAGTGCTGCTTTGCCCGACCCGTATACGATTCCATCTGGGGTAGAAATTGCGACCGTCAGGACAGAAACTGAGCAAGCGATTGTCTTCAGTACCAACCAGCCGATGGTGATTGGCAAACCGAGTATCCGACATTTTCTAACGGCTCAGACAGTTGAAGATGCTCCTCAAATGTTGCGCGATCGCTTCACGAACCTTTGGACTCTGCGCCCTGACGGTGAGTGGATGGGGAGAGAATTAGCCTTTTTTGATGAGCAACCCCAGCCGGGAAATTGCTTTTATCTGGTATTCGACCCGGAGGACGAATGCGAAGGGAATGTTCTGGCAGTCAAGTTTAAAGGAGAAGTTGCGACAGCCATCGGCATTAATCCCGATGCGCCTCCTCGCCGTTGGGAAGCTTGGAATGGCGCGTACTGGCAGCCGGTTTTGTTGCAGGAAGCCGATGATGGCACCAAAGGATTTAGTTTCAGCGAATTCGCCCGGAGTGGGAGCAATCCCCTCCAAAGTGGGGATATTGTGCTACATCTGCCCCAACGCTGGCCGGTGAGCCACTTCCTTACCTACCAAGGTCGCTGGCTACGCTGCGTTTATAGTCACATCGACCCTACACAACCGGGCTACAGTAGTTCCCCGCGGATTGTGAGTTTGTCGGTGAGGGCGATTGGTGGCACCGTCCTCGCTTCTCAATGCGAACAGATAAGAAATGAACTTTTGGGAGAAAGCGAAGGTACACCCGGTCAAACTTTCCAATTGCAAGGCGTTCCGGTCTTGACACGGCGGGAAGATGAATACATTTTGGTGAGTCCGCCTGGAGCTTTGCCTCAAATATGGACAGAAGTTAACGACTTTGCTGATTCTGGCCCTCAGGATCTTCACTACACGATTGACTCGCGGACTGGGATGGTTCAGTTTGGCCCCCTGATTCGAGAACCCGCCCAACTCCAACAGCAGACCCAGTTGCGGGCGAGAACGCAGATGCAGAATCTGGTGAGCGATCGCTTGCTGAATGCGAGTGCCCGTCCTGAAGAAGTGAGATCGCTAGAGCGTCAATATGGTGCAGTGCCGCCCAAAGGCTCCGCGATTCGGATGGTCGCTTACCGCACGGGAGGAGGTCGAAAAGGCAATGTTCAACGGGGAACCATTACCATCCCCAAGTCAGCCGTTCCTTACGTTGCCAGAGTCATTAACCATACCCCCGCCCGCAACGGTGCCGACGCCGAATCTTTGGAAGATGCTGTCATCCGAGTGCCAGCAATGCTCCGCACCCGCGATCGCGCTGTCACCCCTGAAGATTTTGAGGTACTGGCACTACAGGCAGCTGGCGGTGGCGTGGC
This genomic window contains:
- a CDS encoding putative baseplate assembly protein yields the protein MDFDFLPKLPKSDLDDRTFKDLVDECILRIPRYCPEWTNYNPSDPGITLIELFAWLTDQMLLRFNQVPRRNYVAFLELLGVRLQAPVPAQTDLTFYLSAALPDPYTIPSGVEIATVRTETEQAIVFSTNQPMVIGKPSIRHFLTAQTVEDAPQMLRDRFTNLWTLRPDGEWMGRELAFFDEQPQPGNCFYLVFDPEDECEGNVLAVKFKGEVATAIGINPDAPPRRWEAWNGAYWQPVLLQEADDGTKGFSFSEFARSGSNPLQSGDIVLHLPQRWPVSHFLTYQGRWLRCVYSHIDPTQPGYSSSPRIVSLSVRAIGGTVLASQCEQIRNELLGESEGTPGQTFQLQGVPVLTRREDEYILVSPPGALPQIWTEVNDFADSGPQDLHYTIDSRTGMVQFGPLIREPAQLQQQTQLRARTQMQNLVSDRLLNASARPEEVRSLERQYGAVPPKGSAIRMVAYRTGGGRKGNVQRGTITIPKSAVPYVARVINHTPARNGADAESLEDAVIRVPAMLRTRDRAVTPEDFEVLALQAAGGGVARARCLTPTDSSEAGTVRLMLVPQANTDAIARGEGIHPDLFSLSPQLSEQIHAYLNERRLLGVQVRLQAPEYVGVSVQTEVALEPEYNNPRAQEEILLKLRVALYRFLNPLTGGMDGKGWPFGRPVYPSDIVTLFQQIPGVRYLGVVQLFELRQQEQTWIRTLPQNPVIDPGPLGLVCSWLNSRLRSGHVVNLIQ